A window of Theropithecus gelada isolate Dixy chromosome 14, Tgel_1.0, whole genome shotgun sequence contains these coding sequences:
- the ALDH3B2 gene encoding aldehyde dehydrogenase family 3 member B2 isoform X2 yields MDPFQGMLRRLREAFKSGRTRPAEFRAAQLQGLGRFLQENKQLLQDALAQDLHKLAFEADVSEIITSQNEVDYALKNLQAWMKDEPGSTNVFTKLDSVFIRKEPFGLVLIIAPWNYPVNLTLVPLVGALAAGNCVVLKPSEISQGTEKVLAEVLPQYLDQSCFAVVLGGSQETGQLLEHKFDYIFFTGSPRVGKIVMTAAAKHLTPVTLELGGKNPCYVDDNCDPQTVANRVAWFRYFNAGQTCVAPDYVLCSPEMQERLLPALQSTITRFYGDDPQSSPNLGRIINQKQFQRLRALLGCGHVAFGGQSDESDRYIAPTVLVDVQETEPVMQEEIFGPILPIVNVRSVDEAIEFINRREKPLALYAFSNSSQVVNQMLERTSSGSFAGNDGFLYLSLLSVPLGGVGHSGMGRYHGKFTFDTFSHHRTCLLAPSGLEKLKEIRYPPYTDWNQQLLRWGMGSNSCTLL; encoded by the exons ATGGACCCCTTCCAGGGCATGCTGCGGCGGCTGCGGGAGGCCTTCAAGTCGGGGCGCACGCGGCCGGCCGAGTTCCGGGCTGCGCAGCTCCAAGGCCTGGGCCGCTTTCTTCAAGAAAACAAGCAGCTTCTGCAAGACGCACTGGCCCAGGACCTGCATAAG TTAGCCTTCGAGGCAGACGTATCTGAGATCATCACCAGCCAGAATGAGGTTGACTATGCCCTCAAGAACCTGCAGGCCTGGATGAAGGACGAACCGGGCTCCACGAACGTG TTCACGAAGTTGGACTCGGTCTTCATCCGGAAGGAACCCTTTGGCCTGGTCCTCATCATCGCACCCTGGAACTATCCCGTGAACCTGACCCTGGTGCCCCTGGTGGGCGCCCTCGCTGCAG GGAATTGCGTGGTGCTGAAGCCGTCAGAAATCAGCCAGGGCACAGAGAAGGTCCTGGCTGAGGTGCTGCCCCAGTACCTGGACCAG AGCTGCTTTGCTGTGGTGCTGGGCGGGTCCCAGGAGACAGGGCAGCTGCTGGAGCACAAGTTTGACTACATCTTCTTCACGG GGAGCCCTCGTGTGGGCAAGATTGTCATGACTGCTGCCGCCAAACACCTGACACCTGTCACCCTGGAGCTGGGGGGCAAGAACCCCTGCTACGTGGACGACAACTGCGACCCCCAGACCGTGGCCAACCGCGTGGCCTGGTTCCGCTACTTCAACGCTGGCCAGACCTGCGTGGCCCCCGACTACGTCCTGTGCAGCCCCGAGATGCAGGAGAGGCTGCTGCCCGCCCTGCAGAGCACCATCACCCGTTTCTATGGCGACGACCCCCAGAGCTCCCCAAACCTGGGCCGCATCATCAACCAGAAACAGTTCCAGCGGCTGCGGGCACTGCTGGGCTGCGGCCACGTGGCCTTTGGGGGCCAGAGTGACGAGAGCGATCGCTACATCG CCCCCACAGTGCTGGTGGACGTGCAGGAGACGGAGCCGGTGATGCAGGAGGAGATCTTCGGGCCCATCCTGCCCATCGTGAACGTGAGGAGTGTGGACGAGGCCATCGAGTTCATCAACAGGCGGGAGAAGCCCCTGGCCCTGTATGCCTTCTCCAACAGCAGCCAG GTTGTGAACCAGATGCTGGAGCGGACCAGCAGTGGCAGCTTTGCAGGCAACGACGGCTTCCTCTATCTGTCTCTGCTGTCTGTGCCGCTGGGGGGAGTTG GCCACAGCGGGATGGGCCGGTACCACGGCAAGTTCACCTTCGACACCTTCTCCCACCACCGCACCTGCCTGCTCGCCCCCTCTGGCCTGGAGAAGTTAAAGGAGATCCGCTACCCGCCCTACACCGACTGGAACCAGCAGCTGTTGCGCTGGGGCATGGGCTCCAACAGCTGCACCCTCCTGTGA
- the ALDH3B2 gene encoding aldehyde dehydrogenase family 3 member B2 isoform X1, with the protein MSKKGGGGAVKNPGAEPTLGMDPFQGMLRRLREAFKSGRTRPAEFRAAQLQGLGRFLQENKQLLQDALAQDLHKLAFEADVSEIITSQNEVDYALKNLQAWMKDEPGSTNVFTKLDSVFIRKEPFGLVLIIAPWNYPVNLTLVPLVGALAAGNCVVLKPSEISQGTEKVLAEVLPQYLDQSCFAVVLGGSQETGQLLEHKFDYIFFTGSPRVGKIVMTAAAKHLTPVTLELGGKNPCYVDDNCDPQTVANRVAWFRYFNAGQTCVAPDYVLCSPEMQERLLPALQSTITRFYGDDPQSSPNLGRIINQKQFQRLRALLGCGHVAFGGQSDESDRYIAPTVLVDVQETEPVMQEEIFGPILPIVNVRSVDEAIEFINRREKPLALYAFSNSSQVVNQMLERTSSGSFAGNDGFLYLSLLSVPLGGVGHSGMGRYHGKFTFDTFSHHRTCLLAPSGLEKLKEIRYPPYTDWNQQLLRWGMGSNSCTLL; encoded by the exons ATGTCCAAGAAAGGGGGTGGAGGTGCAGTGAAGAACCCAGGAGCAGAGCCCACGCTGGG GATGGACCCCTTCCAGGGCATGCTGCGGCGGCTGCGGGAGGCCTTCAAGTCGGGGCGCACGCGGCCGGCCGAGTTCCGGGCTGCGCAGCTCCAAGGCCTGGGCCGCTTTCTTCAAGAAAACAAGCAGCTTCTGCAAGACGCACTGGCCCAGGACCTGCATAAG TTAGCCTTCGAGGCAGACGTATCTGAGATCATCACCAGCCAGAATGAGGTTGACTATGCCCTCAAGAACCTGCAGGCCTGGATGAAGGACGAACCGGGCTCCACGAACGTG TTCACGAAGTTGGACTCGGTCTTCATCCGGAAGGAACCCTTTGGCCTGGTCCTCATCATCGCACCCTGGAACTATCCCGTGAACCTGACCCTGGTGCCCCTGGTGGGCGCCCTCGCTGCAG GGAATTGCGTGGTGCTGAAGCCGTCAGAAATCAGCCAGGGCACAGAGAAGGTCCTGGCTGAGGTGCTGCCCCAGTACCTGGACCAG AGCTGCTTTGCTGTGGTGCTGGGCGGGTCCCAGGAGACAGGGCAGCTGCTGGAGCACAAGTTTGACTACATCTTCTTCACGG GGAGCCCTCGTGTGGGCAAGATTGTCATGACTGCTGCCGCCAAACACCTGACACCTGTCACCCTGGAGCTGGGGGGCAAGAACCCCTGCTACGTGGACGACAACTGCGACCCCCAGACCGTGGCCAACCGCGTGGCCTGGTTCCGCTACTTCAACGCTGGCCAGACCTGCGTGGCCCCCGACTACGTCCTGTGCAGCCCCGAGATGCAGGAGAGGCTGCTGCCCGCCCTGCAGAGCACCATCACCCGTTTCTATGGCGACGACCCCCAGAGCTCCCCAAACCTGGGCCGCATCATCAACCAGAAACAGTTCCAGCGGCTGCGGGCACTGCTGGGCTGCGGCCACGTGGCCTTTGGGGGCCAGAGTGACGAGAGCGATCGCTACATCG CCCCCACAGTGCTGGTGGACGTGCAGGAGACGGAGCCGGTGATGCAGGAGGAGATCTTCGGGCCCATCCTGCCCATCGTGAACGTGAGGAGTGTGGACGAGGCCATCGAGTTCATCAACAGGCGGGAGAAGCCCCTGGCCCTGTATGCCTTCTCCAACAGCAGCCAG GTTGTGAACCAGATGCTGGAGCGGACCAGCAGTGGCAGCTTTGCAGGCAACGACGGCTTCCTCTATCTGTCTCTGCTGTCTGTGCCGCTGGGGGGAGTTG GCCACAGCGGGATGGGCCGGTACCACGGCAAGTTCACCTTCGACACCTTCTCCCACCACCGCACCTGCCTGCTCGCCCCCTCTGGCCTGGAGAAGTTAAAGGAGATCCGCTACCCGCCCTACACCGACTGGAACCAGCAGCTGTTGCGCTGGGGCATGGGCTCCAACAGCTGCACCCTCCTGTGA